A DNA window from Camelina sativa cultivar DH55 chromosome 17, Cs, whole genome shotgun sequence contains the following coding sequences:
- the LOC104758954 gene encoding protein DEHYDRATION-INDUCED 19, which translates to MDADSKRFLATLRSRSEMLMGFEEIDGDDVFQEEFACPFCAESFDIIGLCCHIDDEHTLESKNAVCPVCSLKVGVDIVAHITLHHGSLFKLQRKRKSRKSGTNSTLSFLRKELREGDLQRLLGFTSRNGSVPPPSGTPDPLVSSFISPTRSQSSPVTRQTKKVSEEKHIERKRQVCISPVSSKDREERRHKSEFVQRLLSSAIFDEV; encoded by the exons atggacgCTGATTCCAAGAGATTTCTAGCTACGCTTCGATCCCGATCTG AAATGTTAATGGGCTTTGAAGAAATAGATGGAGATGATGTTTTCCAGGAGGAGTTTGCTTGCCCGTTCTGTGCAGAATCGTTTGATATCATTGGTTTGTGTTGTCACATAGATGATGAACATACTTTAGAGTCAAAGAACGCG GTATGTCCTGTTTGCTCTCTAAAAGTGGGAGTTGATATCGTAGCACACATAACACTTCACCATGGAAGTTTATTTAAG TTGCAGCGAAAGAGGAAGTCACGAAAAAGCGGTACCAATTCGACACTTTCATTTCTTCGGAAAGAGCTAAGAGAAGGAGATCTACAGAGGTTGTTAGGATTTACTTCTCGTAATGGTTCTGTTCCTCCACCAAGTGGAACTCCTGATCCTCTAGTGTCGTCATTTATATCACCTACACGATCGCAGAGTTCTCCTGTGACACGCCAAACCAAAAAAGTATCCGAGGAGAAACATATCGAGCG CAAGAGGCAAGTGTGCATCTCACCCGTCTCATCAAAAGACCGAGAAGAGAGGAGGCATAAGTCAGAGTTCGTTCAGAGGCTCTTGTCATCAGCCATTTTCGATGAGGTCTGA
- the LOC104758955 gene encoding CWF19-like protein 2 has product MFSGIKIIPRDEVHDDSSEGEKEKSRGGKDRRRRNKDDDRKERKGEGSKRDGKKIVKDGDGETVDNDSLEGDIVRKKMGLDWMLPPTRKADDPNPASDVEEKFEESAPEVTKVNPRELNPYLKDNGTGYPEEESEKKHGKDQLLPSSVVGDGGASWRIKALKRAKEQAAREGQRLEEVAGERWGSLGNLVESVASERAAPSRAHLNAINNRRRGENEKKDPEKKPERISEKGNDREYLKGDSLQHRVLRAPKTDPSLSWGKRKGQTHRNEDSRLISEAAAHLNKFSNDGNFMKEMLSKQKNVSVSPVETRGDHRSVVEQKALPSETNKDGEGTLPSMENISVNQLAAKAFQLRMKGKPEEAQKLMDEAERLKAKQAAGDDSSNHHSMRTVVRYPVKEMSGRRKNEDDNTDMHLAKSIMQNKQYKTANQAADDEYDYGDAPSKKSRKRESSSNIPEKDNRVKRIMTQQERCLFCFENPKRPKHLVVSIANFTYLMLPQQQPLVPGHCCILPMQHEAASRSVDDNVWDEIRNFKKCLIMMYAKEGKDAVFLETVIGLSQQRRHCLIECIPIPQEIAKEGPLYFKKAIDEAESEWSQHNSKKLIDTSVKGLRNSIPKNFPYFHVEFGLDKGFVHVIDDEQQFNSNLGLNVIRGMLELPEEDMYRRRRHEPVESQKKAVVSFAREWEHFDWTKQLD; this is encoded by the exons ATGTTTTCTGGAATAAAGATCATACCTCGTGATGAA GTGCATGATGATAGTTCggaaggagaaaaagagaaatcCAGAGGTGggaaagatagaagaagaaggaacaaggATGATGATAGAAAGGAGCGTAAGGGAGAAGGAAGTAAGAGAGATGGGAAGAAGATTGTTAAGGATGGAGATGGCGAGACTGTTGACAACGACTCCCTCGAAGGAGATATTGTAAGAAAGAAAATGGGTCTTGACTGGATGCTGCCGCCAACTCGAAAGGCTGATGATCCAAACCCTGCTTCAGATGTAGAGGAGAAATTCGAGGAAAGTGCACCTGAG GTAACTAAAGTAAACCCAAGGGAACTAAATCCTTATTTGAAAGACAATGGAACCGGTTATCCAGAGGAAGAATCTGAGAAAAAACATGGTAAAGACCAGCTTTTACCATCTTCGGTTGTTGGAGATGGTGGTGCGAGTTGGAGAATAAAAGCACTCAAGCGTGCAAAAGAACAGGCAGCGAGAGAAGGGCAAAGGCTTGAGGAg GTTGCTGGAGAACGATGGGGTTCTCTTGGTAACCTTGTTGAGTCTGTGGCATCTGAAAGAGCAGCTCCATCTCGTGCCCATTTGAATGCCATAAATAATAGAAGAAGAGgggaaaatgaaaagaaagatcCAGAAAAAAAACCAGAAAGAATTTCTGAAAAG GGTAATGATCGGGAGTATTTGAAAGGTGACTCGCTGCAACATCGTGTGTTGAGAGCCCCCAAAACTGACCCTTCCTTATCCTGGGGTAAGAGAAAGGGCCAAACTCACAGAAACGAAGACTCGAGGCTAATATCTGAAGCTGCAGCTCACTTGAATAAGTTTTCCAATGACGGAAATTTCATGAAGGAAATGCTTTCCAAGCAGAAGAATGTATCAGTGTCACCCGTAGAGACTCGTGGAGATCACAGAAGTGTTGTGGAGCAGAAAGCATTACCGTCAGAGACCAACAAGGATGGCGAAGGGACTCTTCCCAGTATGGAAAATATAAGTGTGAATCAACTGGCTGCTAAAGCCTTTCAGCTCCGTATGAAAGGGAAACCTGAAGAAGCCCAGAAACTTATG GATGAAGCAGAGAGGCTAAAAGCAAAGCAAGCTGCTGGAGACGATTCATCCAACCACCACTCCATGAGAACCGTAGTGAG ATATCCTGTCAAAGAGATGTCGGGTAGAAGGAAGAATGAAGATGATAATACGGATATGCATCTAGCCAAGAGCATAATGCAGAACAAACAGTACAAAACTGCTAATCAAGCTGCTGATGATGAGTATGACTATGGAGACGCTCCAAGCAAAAAGTCCCGGAAGCGGGAATCGTCCAGTAACATTCCTGAAAAGGACAACCGTGTGAAACGTATTATGACTCAGCAAGAACGATGTCTCTTCTGTTTTGAGAACCCAAAGCGACCGAAACACTTAGTTGTCTCCATTGCAAACTTCACTTATCTGATGCTACCACAACAGCAGCCCCTTGTCCCAGGCCATTGCTGTATCCTGCCAATGCAGCACGAGGCAGCCAGCAGAAGTGTTGACGACAATGTTTGGGATGAGATTCGTAATTTCAAGAAGTGTCTTATAATGATGTATGCGAAAGAAGGAAAAGACGCTGTGTTTCTGGAGACAGTGATTGGTTTGTCTCAGCAACGTCGCCACTGTTTGATCGAGTGTATCCCAATTCCTCAAGAGATAGCAAAAGAAGGTCCTCTTTACTTCAAGAAGGCGATCGACGAAGCGGAGAGCGAGTGGAGTCAGCACAATTCAAAGAAACTCATAGACACTAGCGTGAAGGGTCTGAGGAACTCTATACCCAAGAATTTCCCTTACTTCCACGTAGAGTTTGGTCTAGACAAAGGGTTTGTTCACGTGATTGATGATGAGCAACAGTTCAATAGCAATCTTGGACTGAATGTAATCAGAGGAATGCTCGAGTTACCGGAAGAAGAC ATgtacagaagaagaaggcatGAGCCAGTGGAGAGCCAGAAGAAGGCGGTTGTGAGCTTTGCACGCGAATGGGAACACTTTGATTGGACGAAACAACTTGATTAA
- the LOC104758957 gene encoding pentatricopeptide repeat-containing protein At1g63330-like isoform X2, translating into MHDRLEEAKKMFEFMVSKDFLPDVVTYSTLIKGFCKCNRVEDGMELFREMSERGLNGDAVTYNTLIQGFFQARDCDNAQKVYEEMESDGVPPDTMTYNILLDGLCNNGKLEKAMVVFQDLQKSEMELDIVRYNIMIEGMCKAGKVEDGWTLFCSLSFKGGKPDVITYNTMISGFCGKGLMQEANALFKKMKEDRILPDDCTYNTLIRAQLRNGDKATSAELIKEMRSCRFAGDASTFSLITDMLYDGRLDKSFLDMLS; encoded by the coding sequence ATGCATGATCGTCTAGAGGAGGCTAAGAAAATGTTTGAGTTCATGGTTAGCAAGGACTTTCTCCCAGATGTAGTGACTTATAGTACGCTTATAAAAGGATTTTGCAAGTGTAATAGGGTAGAGGACGGTATGGAGCTCTTCCGTGAGATGTCTGAAAGAGGGTTGAATGGCGACGCTGTCACTTACAACACTCTTATCCAAGGGTTTTTTCAAGCTAGAGATTGTGATAATGCCCAAAAAGTATACGAAGAGATGGAATCTGATGGTGTGCCTCCCGATACTATGACGTACAACATTTTGTTAGATGGACTTTGTAACAACGGGAAGCTAGAGAAAGCAATGGTGGTATTCCAGGATCTGCAAAAGAGTGAAATGGAACTTGATATTGTCagatataatattatgattgaAGGGATGTGCAAAGCTGGGAAGGTGGAAGATGGGTGGACTTTGTTTTGTAGCCTCAGCTTTAAAGGAGGGAAGCCTGATGTTATAACCTACAATACTATGATCTCAGGATTTTGTGGAAAAGGCTTAATGCAAGAAGCAAATGCCTTGttcaaaaaaatgaaagaagacaGGATTCTCCCAGATGATTGTACGTATAATACGCTGATCAGGGCACAACTTAGAAATGGTGACAAAGCTACATCAGCAGAACTCATCAAAGAAATGAGGAGTTGCAGATTTGCTGGGGATGCTTCAACATTTAGTTTGATCACTGATATGTTGTATGATGGGAGATTGGACAAAAGCTTTCTAGACATGCTTTCTTAA
- the LOC104758957 gene encoding pentatricopeptide repeat-containing protein At1g63330-like isoform X1 encodes MMRSFAIATAAAKRFGHGSLPEKGKTGNSPPSFSHCSLGSCYWIVRAFSSVSNGYREKLRNGVSDMKLDEAIGLFSEMVQSRKRASIFDFSRLLSAIAKMKKYDVVISLGEQMQKLGISHNHYTYNILINCFCRSSQISLALAILGKMMKLGYEPDFVTLASILNGFCHGKKISEALALVDQMVEMGYKLDTWIYNPLIHGLFRDNKASEAVALVERMVANGCQPNLVTYGAVVNGVCKRGDIDLALSILKKMEAAKIEANVVIYNTVIDGLCKYREVDDAVELFNEMENKGIKPDVFTYNSLISCLCNYGRWSYASRLLSDMIQKKINPDVVTFNALIDAYAKEGKLLEAEKLYEEMIQRSIDPDNVTYSSLINGFCMHDRLEEAKKMFEFMVSKDFLPDVVTYSTLIKGFCKCNRVEDGMELFREMSERGLNGDAVTYNTLIQGFFQARDCDNAQKVYEEMESDGVPPDTMTYNILLDGLCNNGKLEKAMVVFQDLQKSEMELDIVRYNIMIEGMCKAGKVEDGWTLFCSLSFKGGKPDVITYNTMISGFCGKGLMQEANALFKKMKEDRILPDDCTYNTLIRAQLRNGDKATSAELIKEMRSCRFAGDASTFSLITDMLYDGRLDKSFLDMLS; translated from the exons atgatgagatcGTTTGCGATTGCGACGGCGGCGGCGAAGAGATTTGGTCACGGGAGTCTTCCTGAGAAAGGTAAAACTGGAAATTCTCCTCCTTCGTTTAGCCATTGCAGTTTGGGTTCTTGTTACTGGATAGTACGAGCTTTTTCTAGCGTCAGTAATGGTTACAGAGAGAAACTGAGAAATGGGGTGAGTGATATGAAGTTAGACGAAGCAATAGGTTTGTTTAGTGAGATGGTACAGTCTCGTAAACGCGCTTCCATATTTGATTTCAGTAGATTGTTGAGTGCTATCGCTAAGATGAAGAAGTATGATGTTGTCATCTCTCTGGGCGAGCAAATGCAAAAACTGGGAATTTCACATAATCACTACACTTACAATATTCTGATTAACTGTTTTTGCCGAagctctcaaatctctcttgcTTTAGCTATTCTTGGCAAGATGATGAAACTGGGATATGAGCCCGATTTCGTCACGCTTGCTTCAATCCTCAATGGGTTCTGTCACGGTAAAAAGATTTCAGAGGCTCTAGCTTTGGTCGATCAAATGGTTGAAATGGGATATAAACTTGATACATGGATATATAACCCTCTAATCCATGGTCTTTTTCGTGACAACAAAGCCTCGGAAGCAGTGGCTTTAGTTGAAAGAATGGTTGCAAATGGCTGTCAACCAAATCTTGTTACTTATGGTGCGGTTGTGAATGGAGTATGTAAGAGAGGTGATATTGATTTGGCTTTAAGTATTCTCAAGAAGATGGAAGCTGCGAAAATAGAGGCCAATGTTGTTATCTACAACACAGTCATTGATGGTCTTTGCAAATACAGAGAAGTTGACGATGCTGTTGAGCTGTTCAATGAAATGGAGAACAAAGGAATCAAACCAGATGTTTTCACTTATAACTCACTCATAAGTTGCCTTTGTAATTACGGAAGATGGAGTTATGCCTCTCGACTACTAAGTGATATGATCCAGAAGAAAATCAACCCCGATGTAGTCACTTTTaatgcattgatcgatgcataTGCGAAAGAGGGGAAGCTTTTAGAGGCTGAAAAATTGTATGAGGAGATGATTCAAAGGTCAATAGATCCTGATAATGTCACGTACAGTTCATTGATCAATGGGTTTTGTATGCATGATCGTCTAGAGGAGGCTAAGAAAATGTTTGAGTTCATGGTTAGCAAGGACTTTCTCCCAGATGTAGTGACTTATAGTACGCTTATAAAAGGATTTTGCAAGTGTAATAGGGTAGAGGACGGTATGGAGCTCTTCCGTGAGATGTCTGAAAGAGGGTTGAATGGCGACGCTGTCACTTACAACACTCTTATCCAAGGGTTTTTTCAAGCTAGAGATTGTGATAATGCCCAAAAAGTATACGAAGAGATGGAATCTGATGGTGTGCCTCCCGATACTATGACGTACAACATTTTGTTAGATGGACTTTGTAACAACGGGAAGCTAGAGAAAGCAATGGTGGTATTCCAGGAT CTGCAAAAGAGTGAAATGGAACTTGATATTGTCagatataatattatgattgaAGGGATGTGCAAAGCTGGGAAGGTGGAAGATGGGTGGACTTTGTTTTGTAGCCTCAGCTTTAAAGGAGGGAAGCCTGATGTTATAACCTACAATACTATGATCTCAGGATTTTGTGGAAAAGGCTTAATGCAAGAAGCAAATGCCTTGttcaaaaaaatgaaagaagacaGGATTCTCCCAGATGATTGTACGTATAATACGCTGATCAGGGCACAACTTAGAAATGGTGACAAAGCTACATCAGCAGAACTCATCAAAGAAATGAGGAGTTGCAGATTTGCTGGGGATGCTTCAACATTTAGTTTGATCACTGATATGTTGTATGATGGGAGATTGGACAAAAGCTTTCTAGACATGCTTTCTTAA